Part of the Streptomyces sp. RFCAC02 genome is shown below.
CGGCGCTATCCGCCCGGCCTCGTCGACGCCTCCGAGGACGCGGTGTCCTGGACCGCAGCCGCGCTCGGGGCGCGGCGGGTGATCGACGTCGAGGCCGTCGCGTACGACGCGGGGCGCGCCGCCCGCGTGCCGCTCGTCGCGGAGGTCCGCGTGAACGGCCGCCCGTACCGTGTGCCGCTCGCCGGACGGGACGACGTGTGGGCGGGCCGGGCGGACCTCGACCTGCCGGAGACGGTCGCGCCGCCGCGTATCGAGGTGGGCGTGCTGCTGCCCGGGTTCGACCCGGAGCCCGGGACCGACGGCCGGGCCGGCCGTGACGCGGTGCGCGCCCTGGCCCGGCGGCGGCTGGCCGACGCGGCGTACGGCGCGCGGGGTTCCTTCCTCGCCGAGATCGCCGCCGCCCCGGACGAGGACTACTGACGATGACGGAAGAGCAGCGGCTGTACGGGGAGCCGTTCGACGGCGGGTTCGCCCTGGCCGAGCGGCACCAGTCGGCCGCCGATCCGCTGGCCGCGTGCGCCGTCTACGACGAACTGCTCGGCCTGGCGGGGACCATGGAGGAGTCGCCCGACGTGCGGTTCCTGCGGGCGCACCTGCTGTCCGACCTCGCGAGCGTCCGGCTCACCGTCACGGACCTGCCCGCGGCCGAGGACGCCGTCGAACGCTCCCTCGGCCTGCTCGACGGCGTCGCCCCGGTGCCCATGGGGCCGCGCGGCCGCCAACTGTGGCTGGAGGTCCTGTTGAAGACGCTGTTCGCCAGGGCCGACGTGATGCGCGCGACCGGGCGCCTCGACGAAGCGCTGGCCAGTCTCGACGAGGCGGCCGGCAGGCTCGCGGAGTTCCACGACCCCGAGGGCCTGCGCACCGCCGAACTCGGCCTGAACCGGGTCAATCTGCTGATCGAGAAGGGCGAGTGGGGAGCGGCCGAGGAACAGGCGTCGGCCCTGCTGGCCGCCACGCCGGCGACCGCGGGAGGCGTCGTCGCGCGGCTGCTGACCGTCCTCGGCCTGATCTGCGCGTCGACCGGGCGGTTCGACCTCGCCGAGGACTTCATCGTCCGCGCGGAGGACGGCTTTCTGGCGGTGGGGGACACCGGTGAGCGGCGGGCGATGGCCGCGCACCGCGCGTACTGCGCGATGCGCAGGGGGGACCTCGACGTCGCGGAGCGGCTGTTCGCCGAGGCGTCCGCGTTCTTCGAGGAACAGCGGCGCTCCGGCGACCTGGCCGTCTGCGAACAGGCCCGCGGCTTCCTCGCCGGCCTGCGCGGTGACGCCGCCGGCGCGGACGGCCTGCTGGGGGCGAGCCTCGCCCGGTTCGAGCGGCTCGGCGCGCAGATCGCCGCGGCCGACACCATGCTGATGGCCGCCCAGCACGCCTACGAGCGGGGCGACGTCGCCGGGACCCAGCGGCTGGCCCAGGAGGCCCGCGACGTGTACGAGGCGCGCGGGATGTCCGAACGGTGCGCACAGGCCGATCTGATGATCGCGAGGATCATCGAGGACAGCCTCGACCGCGTGGACCACGGCGACCGTACGGCGGAGTCGGTCAGCACCGCGCTCGCCCTCGCGCTGCCCGCCGCGCTCGCCGTCGAAGCGGCGCGGTACGACTTCGCCACCGCCCACGCGCGCAGTCAGTGGCTGCACTTCGCGGACGACGCGATGCGGCTCGTGTTCCGCCTCGCCGTGCGCCGGCAGGACCAGGGACTCCTCTTCGAACTGGTGGAGCACCGGTCCGCCGGCGCGACACCGGCGCTCGGTCCCGCACCGGCGGCGGGCCCGCCCGTCTTCCCGGACGCGGCAAGGAAGACGTACCCCGCGACCGAGCGGGACGGAGCACCGGTGACGCTCGGGGGCGCGGCCGCGGGGGCCGCCGCGGCCGCCGGCCTGCGGGTCGCGCCGCCGCCGAAGGTCCGGATGGCGCCGGACTCCGGCCGCGTCGCGCTGCAGGAGTACATCGCGGCGGCCGAGGCCCGCTACCGCCGGCGGATCGTGGGCGACGCCGAGGTGCCGTTCTGGGCGACCGGCGATCTGACGGACCGACCGGTGGTCCAGGTCCGGCTGGCCGACGCGGGCGACCTGTTCATGACCTGGACGTGGGCCGGCGGGGCGCGCGGGTTCGGCACCGGCCGGGGGCCTGACGGCGAAGTGGACCGGGCCGTCCGCGCGCTGGCCGCCGCGCTGCCGGGCGAGGGTGTGGGGGAGGAGGGCATGCGGCGGGCGTTCACGTCGGGGGCGATGGCGGACCACAAGGCCGAACGCCGGCTCGCCCGGCTGCTGGCCGAGGCGCTGTGGCCGCGGGAGCTGACGGCGCAGATACGTCAGGTCGCGGCGCGCGCCGGGCGCCCGCTGGTGCGGATCCAGCCGTCGCCGAGAGTCGCCCAGGTGCCGTGGGAACTGCTGGCCGTCGGCGGTGACGACGGCGCAGGCGACGGCGACGACGACGTACGGCTCATCGATCTGGCCGATGTCGTGACCACCGCGCCGGTCTCCGTGCCGCCGGGGCGGCGGGAGACCGCCGCGCGTACGGACACCGGGGCGGTCGTCCTCGTGCTCGACCCCCGGATCCCCGGGTTCCGGGCGGACTCACCGCTCGGCTCGGTCCTCGGGCCGCCCGGCGCCGACCCGGACCTGCTGACGTGGGTCGGCGGCCGTCTCGACGCGGGCGCCGTCGTGCCGCCCGTCACCGCCCCCGCCGACGCGTTCCGCCGCACCGACCTCGACCGGGACTGGCTGGGCGGCGTGCTCAGGAAACGGCCGCGCCGGCTGATGTACGTGGGGCATGTGAGCGGAGCGCCCGTCGAGGGCGGGCAGAGCGAGGACGGCGCGCTCCACCTGTGCTGCGGTCCGGGGACGGACGGCCTGGCCGGGACGGTGCGTACGCATCGGCCGCTGGCGGCCAAGGACCTGCTGCTCGGGACGCTCCCCCTGCGCGCCGACGGGGAGCCGGGTGCCCGGATCTGGCCCGCGCCGCCGCTCGTCGCCCTGATCGGCTGCGAGAGCGGTGGCGATCTGCGGTTCGCCGAGTCGTTCGGCCTGGCGACGGCGATGCTCCACAACGGTGCCGAACTGGTCACCGCGGCCCGCTGGGTGCTGCCGACCAGTTTCGCGTACCACCGGCTGGCCGGACTGCCGGCGTCCGTACGCCCGTTGACGGAGGCGGTCGTCGCCGTCGATGCCGCGCACGAGCACCGCGACCCCGTCCGGCGGCTCGGCCGGTGGCAGCGCGAACAGCTCGACCGCTGGCGCGCGGACGGCCGGATCGAGCACTCGCCCCTGCTCTGGGCGGCCCTGACCTGCATCGTCACGTGAACGGGGGGCCACCGCGCCGGGAGCCCGGGGCAACGGGCTGCGGGCGGGCGGGATCCGCATCAGGCAGCGCGTGGTCCCGTGTCGTAGCTGTCCACGTAGAGGGCGAACGCGGCCGCGTCGCGGGCGGCGTCCGCGGTGACGCCGGGGTAGTAGTCACTGATTTTCTCGGGTGGGACGCCGCCCTCGATCAGTTCGGCGACGGCATCGAACGGGACCCGTGTGCCGACGATGACCGGCTGCCCGCCCTGCGTCCCGGGGTCGACGCTGACGTGCGGACTGGGCATCAGGAGGTGCGGGACGACGACGCCCGCACGGGGGGCGAACGGCTGAAGGATGTCCGCCATCGTGGCGACCACTCGCTGACCGGGGCGCCTCACCAGGTCGGTGGCGTGGTCGTCCCGGCCCACCAGCACGATCGAGTCGCCGTCGGCCACCAGGGAGTAGCTGGACAGATGCTCGACCTCTCCTGACTTCTTCAGGTGGGCGAGCGCCTTGCGGATCATCTGGAGCGACACGTTCTGGCGAAGGCGTGCGAACGCCCGCAGCGCCAGCACGTCGCGGAAGGAGTACAGGACGGGCCTCGCGGAGAGTTCCGGGCACAGGATCGGCCCATGGCCACGGTCCCGGCGCCACGTGCGGAGCTGCCCGACTGTCGCCCCTGAGAGGGCCGCGGCCATACGGGTCGAGTACGCCATCCGTCCCCTCCGTTCCTTGGATGCTTTGCCCACGTGGTTCTCCACGTCATCATCCCAGTCCTTCGCGCGAGCACGTCGGGGATGCGGGAGGAGAGTGCAGGGGGAACATCAGTCGGGGGGCCGGCGCAGGGCTGGTTTCGGTGTGAGAGGTCCCTGCCGCCCGCCCGGTGGTGGCCGGGCGGGCGGCAGGGGTGGGGTTCGTCACGCCGTGGACAGTGCCGCGGTCGGTGGCATGCGGGCTGCCCGGGCCGCCGGGTAGGCGCCGGCCAGTGCGCCGACGAACACCGTCGCTCCCGCCGCGCCCAGCAGCACCCACAGGGGGAGTGCGAAGGGCCAGTCGCGGCTCGTCGCGAAGGCCATCGTCACGCCGCCGCCGATGACCGCGCCGCCGATTCCGCCGAGGCCCGCCAGCAGCACCGACTCGCCGAGGAACTGGCGGCGGATGTGCGCGCGGGTGGCGCCCAGGGCGCGGCGCAGACCGATCTCGGAGCGGCGTTCGAGCACCGCGATGACCATCGTGTTGGCCACGCCGATGCCGCCGACCAGCAGGGACACCCCGCCGAGCGCGAGCAGCAGCGTGGTGAGGGTCTCGTCGGCCGCCTCCTGGGCCGCCAGCGCGTCCGAGGGGCGCGAGACGAGGACCTCGGAGGGCACCTCCGGGTTGACCGTGGCCGGCAGCAGCTCGGAGACCTCCTCGACGGCGGACTCGTCGGACCGCTCGTACAGGACGGACGGCGGGACGGAGTCGCCCGCCAGGTCCTCGGCGGCCTGCCAGCCGATCAGCGCGGCGGAGTCCAGCTCGGGCGCGAGCGCCACCGGGTCGAGGATGCCGACGACCGTGAACCACTCGCCGCCGAGCCAGACGCTCACGCTGCCGTCGGCCCGCTCCGGCGAGATGCCGAGCAGGTCGGCCGCGTCCGCGCCCAGCACCACGGCCGGGTACGAGCCCACCGCGTCGTCGAGCCAGCGGCCGGCCGCGACCGTACCGCCGACCGTGTCGAGCAGGTCGGTGCGGGCGGCGCTGACCGCGAGGGAGTTGGTCTCGGCCTCGTCGATGCCGTCGTTGCGGTAGACGGCGGTGTCCGCGAGGGTCCCGACGGCGGACACCGACGTCACCTGGTCGAGGCGGTCCACCATGTCGACGCTCTCGCCCGGGAGTTCCGCGTTGCCGCCGGTCATGGACGAGCCGGGGGTGACGGTCAGCAGGTTGGTGCCGAGCGCCCGGAGCCGCTCGTCCACCTCGGCCCGGCTGCTGGCCGAGATGCCGACGACGGCGACCATGGCGGCGATGCCCACCGCGATCCCGAGCGCGGACAGCACGACCCGCAGCGGACGGGTCCGCAGACCTGAGGCGGCGACCCGCACCGTGTCGCGGGGCCGCAGCCGCGAGGGGTCGGGCAGCGCGGCGCTCATGACGGCACCGCCT
Proteins encoded:
- a CDS encoding DUF433 domain-containing protein — encoded protein: MAYSTRMAAALSGATVGQLRTWRRDRGHGPILCPELSARPVLYSFRDVLALRAFARLRQNVSLQMIRKALAHLKKSGEVEHLSSYSLVADGDSIVLVGRDDHATDLVRRPGQRVVATMADILQPFAPRAGVVVPHLLMPSPHVSVDPGTQGGQPVIVGTRVPFDAVAELIEGGVPPEKISDYYPGVTADAARDAAAFALYVDSYDTGPRAA
- a CDS encoding ABC transporter permease, with amino-acid sequence MSAALPDPSRLRPRDTVRVAASGLRTRPLRVVLSALGIAVGIAAMVAVVGISASSRAEVDERLRALGTNLLTVTPGSSMTGGNAELPGESVDMVDRLDQVTSVSAVGTLADTAVYRNDGIDEAETNSLAVSAARTDLLDTVGGTVAAGRWLDDAVGSYPAVVLGADAADLLGISPERADGSVSVWLGGEWFTVVGILDPVALAPELDSAALIGWQAAEDLAGDSVPPSVLYERSDESAVEEVSELLPATVNPEVPSEVLVSRPSDALAAQEAADETLTTLLLALGGVSLLVGGIGVANTMVIAVLERRSEIGLRRALGATRAHIRRQFLGESVLLAGLGGIGGAVIGGGVTMAFATSRDWPFALPLWVLLGAAGATVFVGALAGAYPAARAARMPPTAALSTA